The DNA region CCACGCCGGCAGAAACCTGGGCTTTCCCTTGTCCTTCGCGGCGTCGCTGTAGCTCCCGACTTCGGCGCCCCAGGGCGTTGGGCCGCACCCGTAGATCCAGGGCGATTGCGCCACGCTGGGTAGTCTGCGAGACTTACGGCGAGTCGAACATGATTTCGTTGGGAGCGCCGCTTGCGTCATGTTTGCGTTCTTGTCGGAGGGATTGTTGTGGCCGAGGTTTCCGAGGCAGGGATCGCGAGGCATTTCGAGGGGCTAACCGATCCGCGTCGGCGTGAGCCGATCTACCCGTTGGTGAACGTTGTGGTGATGGCGTTGTGCGCGGTCCTAAGCGGGGCGGACGACTTCGTGTCGATCGCCGCGTGGTCGAGGGAGAAGAGAGGGTGGCTGGCGAAGTTCTTGGACCTGTCGGCGGGCGTGCCTTCGCACGACCGCTTCAACGCGGTCTTCGCGGCCCTCAACCCGGCCGAGTTCGAGAAGTGCTTCTTGAGCTGGGTCACCGCGCTGCATGAGGTCACCGACGGCCAGGTGATCGCGATCGATGGTAAGACGCTGCGGCGCAGCTTCGACGCAGCGAGCAGCAAGGCGGCGATCCACATGGTGAGCGCCTGGGCGACCGCCAATCATATCGCCCTGGGGCAGGTCGTCACCGACGCCAAGAGCAACGAGATCACAGCCATCCCAAGGCTGCTTGAGATGCTGGAAATCAAGGGGTGTTTGGTGACCATCGACGCGATGGGGTGTCAACGGGAGATCGCCGAGCGGATCGTCGAAGGGGGCGGCGACTACGTGCTGGCGACCAAGGGGAACCAGCCGAACTTGTGCGAAGCGATCGATGCGTTCTTCACCGCGCAACTGGAAGACGACTGCCGGAACGTGGCGTGCCGACGGCACGAGTCGCACGAGAAGGGGCACGGCCGCGAGGAAGACCGTTACTACTACCTGACGAAGCTGCCGGAGGGGTTTCCCGAGCGTGAGAAGTGGCGTGGGCTCAAGGCGATCGGCATGGCGGTCCGCATCACCACCCATAGCGACGGCGCACAGACATTCGACACGCGCTACTACATCACTAGCCGCTACATGAGCGGCAAGAAGTTCGCCGAGGCGGTGCGCGGCCACTGGGGGATCGAGAACTCACTCCACTGGCAGCTCGACGTGACGTTCGGCGAAGACCAATGCCGCGTCCGCAAGGGACACGCCGACGCCAACCTCAGCCTGCTGCGCAGAACGGCGCTGAGCCTCCTCAAGAACAACACCTCCCGAAAGCTCGGCGTAAAGAACAAACGCCTCACCGCGGCATGGAGCGATCAGTACCGACTCGAAGTGCTCTGCGGGGCATGAGTTAACGTGCAATCGCCCTGCCCGTAGATCGCCTCGCCGTTCACGCTCAGCCACTGACCCATGTCGCGGAGCCGCTCAACGCTTGGCTCGGGGATGACGCCCTCGCCCGTAGGGCCCACATTAAGCAAGAAGTTGCCCCCCTTGCTGACGATATCAATCAGTTTTCTCAGCAGCTCATCGGAGCTCTTCCACTCGTCGTCCGCCTTGTTGTAGCCCCAGTGGTTGTTCATGGTCATGCAGGACTCCCAGGGCATACCGGACGCCTCTGCCGGAATATTCTGCTCCGCGACGTTGTAGTCGCCCAGGTCGCGGCCGACGCGGCTGTTGATGATGCACTCCGGCTGCAGGGTGCGGATCATCTGGATGAGCTCCTCGCTTTGCTCACGGTTGATCAGCTCGAAGGTGTCGAACCACATCACGCCGATAGGGCCGTAGTTGGTCAGCAACTCGCGCACCTGTGGCTTGACCTTGCGTTCGAAATAACGGCTGAAGTCCTTCTTGCTCTCGTCGGGGAAGTCGATCAGGTTGCTCCGCCACCCGGGCTTCATGCCGCGGCTTCCGCCGGTGGGGACATCCGGGTCTTCCCAGTCGCGTCCCAGCGAATAATAGACGCAGAACCGCACGCCACGCCGGCGGCACGTGTCGGACAGTTCCTTGAGTGGGTCGCGGCCGAACGCCGACCCCTTGACGATGTTGTGGTCGCTCGACGGCGAGTCGTACATAGCGAAGCCGTCGTGATGCTTGGCGGTTACGACCAAGTACTTCATACCGGCGTCGCTTGCGATCTTTACCCATTCGTCTGCATCGAACCGCACCGGGTTGAACTTTCGCGCATACGCGGAGTACTCAGCTAGGGGGATATTGGCGGTGAACTGCAGCCACTCGGCGTGGTTGGTGTCGCCCTTCCACTCGCCCCCCGCCTGCGAGTAGACGCCCCAATGAATGAACATGCCGAACTTGGCGTCCTTCCACCATTCCATGCGGTCGGGCGCCGCGTTGGCCGCATTGGTCGGCGGCTGATCGGCCCATGCGGTTTCCGACAGCGGACTAAGAAGTAGCGACAAGAGAGCCGTGCGCAACAAGCCGTTCATCAGGTAGGATCCGTGGGTGTGGGCCGCCTAAGCGGCTTGCGGGTGGAGTGAGTGTGCCTATTCCTGGGCCGCGAACGACCGTGCGCCGCGACAGCCGGCTTCCCATTGCTTGGTGAGCTTGCTTACCAGCGACTGGTGGCTCGGGTCGTCGGCTAGGTTCGTGTTCTCTTGCGGATCGGTCTGGTGGTCGTACAGTTCCACGGCGTACACCTTTGAGTGGTCGTCGCGGTCGACCCAGCG from Pirellulimonas nuda includes:
- a CDS encoding alpha-L-fucosidase produces the protein MNGLLRTALLSLLLSPLSETAWADQPPTNAANAAPDRMEWWKDAKFGMFIHWGVYSQAGGEWKGDTNHAEWLQFTANIPLAEYSAYARKFNPVRFDADEWVKIASDAGMKYLVVTAKHHDGFAMYDSPSSDHNIVKGSAFGRDPLKELSDTCRRRGVRFCVYYSLGRDWEDPDVPTGGSRGMKPGWRSNLIDFPDESKKDFSRYFERKVKPQVRELLTNYGPIGVMWFDTFELINREQSEELIQMIRTLQPECIINSRVGRDLGDYNVAEQNIPAEASGMPWESCMTMNNHWGYNKADDEWKSSDELLRKLIDIVSKGGNFLLNVGPTGEGVIPEPSVERLRDMGQWLSVNGEAIYGQGDCTLTHAPQSTSSRY
- a CDS encoding ISAs1 family transposase, whose protein sequence is MAEVSEAGIARHFEGLTDPRRREPIYPLVNVVVMALCAVLSGADDFVSIAAWSREKRGWLAKFLDLSAGVPSHDRFNAVFAALNPAEFEKCFLSWVTALHEVTDGQVIAIDGKTLRRSFDAASSKAAIHMVSAWATANHIALGQVVTDAKSNEITAIPRLLEMLEIKGCLVTIDAMGCQREIAERIVEGGGDYVLATKGNQPNLCEAIDAFFTAQLEDDCRNVACRRHESHEKGHGREEDRYYYLTKLPEGFPEREKWRGLKAIGMAVRITTHSDGAQTFDTRYYITSRYMSGKKFAEAVRGHWGIENSLHWQLDVTFGEDQCRVRKGHADANLSLLRRTALSLLKNNTSRKLGVKNKRLTAAWSDQYRLEVLCGA